In one window of Zhongshania aliphaticivorans DNA:
- a CDS encoding ABC transporter permease — translation MNLFKNPVAQKRWQRFRQSRRGYYSAWILLVLTLCSFGAELIANNRALLVIYEGKWHFPIYGDVLTGEDFGLDYGYEVNYRDLQSSITGDNGNWVLMPPIPFSPLETDLIAGDFPPHAPSLTTRHYLGTDTSGRDVAARLLYGFRTAITFSILLLVFNYAVGVAIGCMMGFWGGAFDLIFQRIIEIWSNIPFLYVIMIVASVITPGFWTLLLIMAFFGWTSMTWYMRTATYKEVARDYVMAARALGASSSRIVFRHILPNSVSTLVTFVPFSVASGITSLTALDYLGFGLPAPTSSWGELLKQGTENLESLWLVGSVVTAMTLILMLVAYIGEAIRDAYDPRKFSFYE, via the coding sequence GTGAACTTGTTTAAAAACCCGGTCGCCCAGAAACGCTGGCAACGATTTCGTCAATCACGCCGAGGTTATTATTCAGCCTGGATTTTGTTGGTTTTAACACTCTGTAGTTTTGGCGCTGAACTGATTGCTAATAACCGCGCACTTCTTGTTATTTATGAAGGCAAATGGCACTTCCCTATTTACGGCGATGTCCTTACCGGAGAAGACTTCGGTTTAGACTATGGTTACGAAGTGAATTACCGTGATCTCCAAAGCAGTATCACCGGCGACAACGGCAACTGGGTACTCATGCCCCCGATTCCCTTTAGCCCACTTGAAACGGATTTAATTGCAGGTGATTTCCCCCCACATGCTCCATCGCTAACGACTCGTCACTACTTAGGCACCGACACGAGTGGCCGTGATGTTGCTGCGCGACTACTTTATGGGTTTAGAACGGCAATCACATTTTCGATACTCCTACTGGTCTTTAATTACGCGGTGGGAGTGGCCATTGGTTGCATGATGGGCTTTTGGGGCGGCGCCTTTGATTTGATTTTTCAGCGGATCATTGAGATATGGTCAAATATTCCATTTCTGTATGTCATCATGATTGTCGCGTCTGTGATTACACCCGGATTCTGGACTCTGTTACTCATCATGGCCTTCTTTGGTTGGACCAGTATGACTTGGTATATGCGGACCGCGACTTACAAAGAAGTAGCTAGAGATTACGTCATGGCGGCAAGAGCATTGGGCGCTTCAAGTTCGCGGATTGTGTTCAGACACATACTCCCAAACAGTGTGTCTACCTTAGTGACCTTTGTCCCCTTTTCTGTCGCTTCTGGCATCACATCCCTCACCGCCTTAGATTATTTAGGGTTTGGCCTACCGGCGCCCACTTCTAGCTGGGGTGAGTTGCTTAAACAAGGAACCGAAAATTTAGAATCTCTTTGGTTAGTTGGCTCTGTTGTCACCGCTATGACCTTGATTCTTATGCTAGTTGCGTATATTGGTGAAGCAATCCGTGATGCCTACGACCCACGAAAATTCAGCTTTTATGAATAA
- a CDS encoding ABC transporter ATP-binding protein: MSLLSVQNLSVSICGDDGVPRELVNSVSFDIQAGQTLGLVGESGCGKSLTAMAVLDLLPKPQAMISKGAVRFKEEDLRTVSGSRLRQIRGKNIAVIFQDPMTALNPVQTVAQQIIEVLRIHFPKQSRINHHDRALTLLKEVGIPAPEERLAAYPHQLSGGMRQRVMIAMALACEPDLLIADEPTTALDVTIQAQIVRLLKKLQKKNGMAMLFITHDLALVSQVSDHIAVMYAGKISEYGSAQQVFSQPGHPYTKSLMAALPSASHLPKSPLFALEGQVPAIEAMPPGCRFANRCHHVVDICHTVAPSQEKTINGTLVSCHRWKELIND; this comes from the coding sequence ATGAGTTTACTGTCAGTTCAAAACTTATCTGTATCCATATGTGGCGATGACGGCGTTCCTCGTGAACTCGTCAATTCGGTGTCATTTGATATTCAGGCCGGCCAGACTCTGGGTTTAGTGGGTGAGTCTGGTTGTGGGAAAAGTCTAACCGCCATGGCAGTTTTAGATTTACTACCAAAGCCACAGGCGATGATAAGTAAAGGTGCAGTGCGATTTAAAGAAGAAGATTTACGTACCGTCTCTGGCAGTCGTTTAAGGCAAATACGCGGGAAAAATATTGCCGTTATTTTCCAAGATCCGATGACGGCCTTAAATCCGGTACAGACCGTTGCGCAACAAATTATTGAAGTTTTACGAATTCATTTCCCTAAACAATCTCGAATCAATCACCATGACCGCGCCCTCACATTGCTAAAAGAGGTTGGCATTCCTGCCCCAGAAGAGCGTCTAGCGGCCTACCCACATCAGCTTTCCGGCGGTATGCGCCAACGCGTTATGATTGCAATGGCACTGGCCTGTGAGCCTGATTTGCTTATTGCAGATGAACCCACAACCGCTTTAGATGTGACGATTCAAGCGCAAATCGTCAGATTATTGAAAAAATTGCAGAAAAAAAATGGCATGGCAATGCTATTTATAACTCATGACCTCGCCCTAGTATCCCAAGTAAGCGACCATATTGCGGTGATGTACGCGGGAAAAATTTCCGAATATGGATCAGCGCAACAAGTTTTCAGCCAACCTGGTCACCCATACACAAAAAGTTTGATGGCGGCTTTGCCTAGCGCAAGCCATCTACCAAAATCACCGCTCTTTGCATTAGAGGGGCAAGTACCTGCGATAGAAGCTATGCCACCAGGGTGCCGGTTTGCCAATCGCTGCCATCATGTTGTGGACATTTGTCACACCGTGGCCCCCTCGCAAGAGAAGACAATAAATGGGACATTGGTCTCCTGCCACCGCTGGAAAGAACTCATCAATGACTGA
- a CDS encoding ABC transporter ATP-binding protein: MTDPVLKVENLQLHFTQNRGIFSRHHSTVRAVDDISFQLHAGETLGLVGESGCGKSSLGKALLNLHRPTSGKVIFQGCDIAGLSDRAMRQYRRSLQMIFQDPFESLNNRHTVAAILEEPLLIHKVGDRNSRRHKVATLLDLVGLPSTAASKYPHEFSGGQRQRIGIARAIALNPQVLICDEAVSALDVSVQAQILNLLLEIQNELNLSMLFISHDLGVVRHMSDSIAVMYLGQIVEIGKADQVYHQPRHPYTQGLLAAIPKIGSLAEESSHIGGDIPSPLAPPSGCRFHTRCAFAQTDCGKTQPSLRADSDKHSTACHYWENLQLKEI, translated from the coding sequence ATGACTGACCCAGTGCTTAAAGTAGAAAACTTACAACTCCACTTTACCCAAAATAGAGGGATATTTAGTCGTCATCACTCTACGGTCAGGGCGGTAGATGATATTAGCTTTCAGCTACACGCCGGCGAAACGCTTGGCCTAGTCGGTGAATCTGGCTGCGGAAAAAGTAGCTTAGGCAAGGCCCTATTGAATTTACATCGACCCACTTCAGGTAAGGTGATTTTTCAAGGTTGCGATATTGCAGGACTTTCAGACCGTGCTATGCGTCAATATCGGCGATCACTACAAATGATATTTCAAGACCCTTTTGAGTCTTTAAATAACCGCCATACCGTTGCCGCCATACTAGAGGAGCCGCTACTTATTCATAAAGTGGGCGATCGCAATAGTCGGCGGCATAAAGTGGCCACATTACTTGATTTAGTGGGGCTTCCAAGCACAGCTGCAAGCAAGTACCCCCACGAGTTCTCTGGTGGGCAACGCCAAAGAATTGGTATTGCCAGAGCTATAGCGTTAAACCCTCAAGTGTTAATCTGTGATGAGGCTGTTTCTGCGCTAGATGTTTCGGTACAAGCGCAAATCTTAAACTTACTGCTTGAGATCCAAAACGAACTCAATTTAAGCATGCTGTTCATATCACATGACCTTGGTGTTGTGAGGCATATGAGTGACAGTATTGCCGTTATGTATCTGGGACAGATCGTTGAAATTGGCAAAGCCGACCAAGTTTACCATCAACCTCGTCACCCCTATACTCAAGGGCTATTAGCCGCCATTCCGAAAATTGGCAGTCTTGCTGAAGAGTCCAGCCACATTGGTGGAGATATTCCTTCACCACTAGCTCCCCCTTCCGGCTGCCGCTTCCACACCCGTTGTGCCTTTGCACAAACAGACTGTGGTAAAACGCAACCCAGTTTGCGCGCAGACAGTGATAAACATTCCACCGCCTGCCATTATTGGGAAAATCTCCAGTTAAAAGAAATCTAA
- a CDS encoding extracellular solute-binding protein: MRNLLILTSLIFLALNSIGAAALPKELPKDLVWQTNNSDPIFADPNAERGGRFRQFVTTFPLTLRLVGPDSNGSFASYMRANNLSLVGIHPNTLKPIPELATHWAFGSDGHSIYFRLDPDARWSDGRPVTADDYVFGLDFMRSKYILAPWYNNYFSEIITALVKYDDHTIGIEGATPKPEDEMLFEYSVSPVPSHFHKLDENWVRDYNWRIEPNTGPYLISEIRKGKFVEFTRKKQWWANDKRYFKYRYNPDHIRVKLIRDLNIAYQYFRKGELDTFPLLMPRFWHKKAQGEIYEKGYVGKIKFYNDVPQPISGLFLNEDAAPLNDKNVRYAIAHALHVDKVINTVLHGDYERLQTAHDGYGDYTNTTIRAREFDLKKADDYLNKAGWSERGSDGIRVKDGTALSIRITYYNSGHNDRLVILAQEARKAGIDFQLQLLDASAAFKQIMENKHQAAWMGWSGGGLSPRYWEFYHSDNAHKAQTNNVTNTDNKDLDSKIMAYRTATEKDTRIKLAHELEQMVHDQGSFIPTFKVPYTREAFWRWIKLPANYGTRTSDSLFDPLGGSGGLFWIDNKLQQTTLDAKSDNKALPKLMILDETWGTP, encoded by the coding sequence ATGCGTAATTTATTAATTCTTACATCGCTTATTTTCCTTGCGCTCAATAGCATTGGAGCCGCCGCTCTTCCTAAAGAACTACCCAAAGATCTGGTATGGCAAACAAACAATAGTGACCCCATTTTTGCTGACCCAAATGCAGAACGCGGCGGGCGTTTTAGACAGTTTGTTACCACCTTTCCGCTAACACTACGCCTTGTTGGGCCGGATTCTAATGGCAGTTTTGCATCCTATATGCGGGCTAATAATCTGAGTTTGGTGGGCATCCACCCAAACACTTTAAAACCGATTCCCGAGCTTGCCACCCATTGGGCGTTTGGCAGTGATGGCCATAGTATTTATTTTCGCTTAGACCCCGATGCGCGCTGGTCTGATGGCAGACCGGTGACCGCCGATGATTATGTTTTTGGCTTAGATTTTATGCGCTCTAAATATATTCTTGCGCCTTGGTATAACAACTACTTCAGCGAAATTATTACGGCATTGGTCAAATATGATGATCACACCATCGGAATTGAGGGCGCGACACCAAAGCCAGAAGATGAGATGTTATTTGAATACAGCGTGTCACCCGTACCATCACACTTTCATAAGCTCGATGAAAACTGGGTCCGCGACTATAACTGGCGTATCGAACCAAATACGGGACCCTACCTTATTAGTGAAATACGCAAAGGTAAGTTCGTTGAATTTACTCGTAAAAAACAGTGGTGGGCTAATGATAAGCGCTACTTTAAATATCGATATAACCCTGACCATATCCGCGTTAAGCTCATTCGCGACTTAAATATTGCCTACCAATATTTCCGGAAAGGAGAACTGGATACCTTTCCCTTATTAATGCCCCGTTTTTGGCATAAAAAAGCCCAAGGTGAAATTTATGAAAAGGGCTATGTCGGTAAAATCAAATTTTACAACGATGTTCCCCAGCCTATTAGCGGCCTATTCCTTAATGAAGATGCTGCACCCTTAAACGACAAAAATGTACGCTACGCGATAGCCCACGCCCTGCATGTCGATAAAGTCATCAATACCGTATTACATGGTGATTATGAACGTTTACAAACCGCTCACGATGGTTATGGCGATTACACCAATACCACGATTCGGGCTCGAGAGTTTGATTTAAAAAAAGCGGATGATTATCTAAATAAAGCAGGTTGGAGTGAACGCGGTAGCGATGGTATTCGGGTAAAAGACGGCACTGCGCTCAGCATTCGAATCACCTACTACAATAGTGGTCACAATGACCGATTGGTTATTTTGGCTCAAGAGGCCCGCAAGGCAGGTATCGACTTTCAGTTACAATTATTAGACGCCTCCGCTGCCTTCAAACAAATTATGGAAAACAAACATCAGGCAGCTTGGATGGGCTGGAGTGGCGGCGGGCTATCGCCTCGCTATTGGGAGTTCTACCATTCTGATAACGCTCACAAAGCGCAAACAAACAATGTTACCAATACGGATAATAAAGACTTAGACAGTAAAATCATGGCGTACCGGACGGCGACTGAAAAAGACACCAGAATAAAGCTTGCTCACGAACTGGAACAAATGGTTCACGACCAAGGATCATTTATTCCTACGTTTAAAGTCCCCTATACCCGAGAAGCATTTTGGCGATGGATAAAACTTCCCGCCAACTACGGCACAAGAACCAGTGATTCATTATTTGACCCACTGGGTGGCAGTGGCGGCCTATTCTGGATCGACAACAAGCTACAGCAGACAACCTTAGATGCAAAATCAGATAACAAAGCGCTACCAAAACTCATGATTCTTGATGAAACATGGGGCACGCCATGA